One genomic segment of Candidatus Eisenbacteria bacterium includes these proteins:
- a CDS encoding right-handed parallel beta-helix repeat-containing protein, whose translation MGFDTSRRPEGPYRETAPYKADVNRKTSRPLLLSSFLIFLATPASATSTGTRLNLSVNHPRTRSEIQDALNKSHDAGSGVVDVYPAVYDIDSTLSIWSDTELRAAGPGVIFRKSGSWTGNMLQNHQFTGVPDSDIVVRGITFDAGFLGGAGSNCVRITNVKRVSFIDCVFLHPIGEAIAVYGNHTAPGVNRDIEVRGGQIGTTTDSGLDVRDVNGMRVVSVQFRNIGQASVDLEPNEAEEQVVGFSMTGCTIAGGTSPFGVVVQGNAQSGFQGVIRECSFTGNSIDSSVVPVFFAGSNLLGVSFVGNTITRGRQRGFWAINQHGVTKGVSILGNYVAECSQAGIGSYSAMEFAGAQGLTVTENTIVDSATPRHKYGLEFNAGSTGNWYRFNRIKGGTAGDIQPDAPPNLAFLAKMAGVIFAGTVDSVRFAIDPAGETALTRVYFGNVVYAKGDPRPRPLALTLRGGRAAGDKSFAVAQPNFEKSKRYIVLADADLGSAKNLYLPIIGLDSGFFPVAPDSSTDAAHVYDSERRPVVQIKGHHLVVIDKRARGGLHVPPHEKVSGEPPIELLDPSVDPGRRVGEGEFLRAVHVLGE comes from the coding sequence ATGGGGTTCGATACAAGCCGACGCCCCGAAGGCCCGTACCGCGAGACGGCCCCGTATAAGGCTGATGTGAATCGCAAAACCAGCAGGCCCCTGCTCCTCTCATCTTTTCTGATATTTCTTGCCACACCGGCCTCCGCGACATCGACCGGAACCCGGCTCAACCTCTCCGTAAACCATCCAAGAACGAGATCCGAGATTCAGGACGCATTGAACAAATCTCACGATGCCGGATCTGGCGTGGTCGATGTGTACCCGGCTGTCTACGATATAGATTCCACGCTCTCGATTTGGAGCGATACGGAGCTTCGCGCGGCCGGTCCAGGGGTCATTTTCCGTAAGTCCGGTTCCTGGACCGGGAATATGCTGCAGAACCATCAATTCACCGGAGTGCCGGATTCCGACATCGTTGTGAGGGGCATCACATTCGATGCCGGCTTCTTGGGAGGCGCCGGCAGCAATTGCGTTCGCATCACCAACGTCAAGCGTGTCTCTTTCATTGATTGCGTGTTTCTGCATCCCATCGGGGAAGCGATCGCGGTGTACGGAAACCACACGGCTCCCGGTGTGAATCGCGATATTGAGGTTCGTGGCGGACAGATTGGCACAACGACGGACTCTGGGCTGGACGTTAGGGACGTAAACGGGATGCGCGTGGTCTCCGTTCAGTTTCGGAACATTGGACAAGCGAGCGTAGACCTAGAACCCAACGAAGCCGAGGAGCAGGTCGTTGGTTTCAGCATGACTGGATGCACGATAGCCGGCGGCACATCGCCGTTCGGTGTTGTCGTTCAGGGCAATGCCCAGAGTGGTTTCCAGGGCGTCATCCGCGAGTGCTCCTTCACCGGCAATAGTATCGACAGCTCCGTTGTCCCCGTTTTCTTTGCCGGATCCAACCTTCTTGGCGTGAGTTTCGTTGGGAATACGATCACGAGGGGAAGACAGCGGGGTTTCTGGGCGATCAATCAGCACGGCGTCACGAAAGGCGTTTCTATTCTAGGAAACTATGTTGCCGAATGCTCCCAAGCCGGTATTGGAAGCTACTCAGCAATGGAGTTCGCCGGGGCTCAGGGTCTTACCGTTACAGAGAATACGATCGTTGATAGCGCGACTCCGAGACACAAGTACGGACTTGAGTTCAACGCTGGGTCCACGGGGAATTGGTATAGGTTCAACCGGATCAAGGGAGGGACTGCAGGAGATATCCAGCCTGATGCTCCACCCAACCTTGCGTTCCTAGCGAAGATGGCGGGTGTGATTTTTGCTGGCACGGTCGACTCGGTTCGGTTTGCGATAGACCCCGCTGGTGAGACTGCTCTGACCCGCGTCTATTTTGGAAACGTTGTGTACGCGAAGGGAGATCCCAGGCCGAGACCCCTTGCGCTGACACTCCGAGGGGGAAGGGCGGCCGGAGACAAATCGTTCGCGGTCGCTCAGCCGAACTTTGAGAAGTCGAAGCGCTACATCGTCCTGGCAGACGCCGACCTGGGTTCGGCCAAGAACCTCTACCTCCCGATCATCGGACTGGATTCCGGCTTTTTCCCAGTAGCCCCTGATTCATCCACCGACGCTGCGCACGTGTATGACTCGGAGCGCCGACCTGTGGTTCAAATCAAAGGGCACCATCTGGTCGTCATCGATAAGCGGGCGAGAGGAGGTCTTCATGTTCCCCCGCATGAAAAGGTGAGCGGAGAACCTCCGATCGAGCTCTTGGACCCTTCCGTGGATCCGGGTAGGAGAGTCGGTGAAGGTGAGTTCTTGCGCGCGGTTCACGTCCTGGGCGAGTGA
- a CDS encoding DUF3798 domain-containing protein produces MFALAGATALALLTLAGCSAKTDGTAKAQESAIKPQVQIPFKIGIMTGTVSQGEDEFRAGQMVVAKYGADHVKMVTYPDNFMQEQETVIAQLVGLASDPDVKVIVVGQAIPGSVAAVRKIREKRPDILIGMVEPHEDPDIVNATADISIQPDQLARGRTIVDVAHKMGVTDLIHYSFPRHMSMELLARRRDIMKQACLEQGIRFHFVTAPDPMGEGGLPATQQFVMEDVPRELKQYGGKTAFFSTNCGMMDPMIRTVLNNGGYVPEQCCPSPTHGYPTALGIAIPPDKAGDFAYINAENKKVIAEHHMTGHFATWPVPEVMLSIRAVTDLLVDAAEKKANYKDPAQVKASMEEHAGVPITLTKYDEKKGNSYLFLVSNIYY; encoded by the coding sequence ATGTTTGCCCTCGCGGGCGCAACGGCGCTCGCGCTCTTGACCCTGGCCGGGTGCTCCGCCAAGACCGACGGGACGGCGAAGGCGCAGGAGTCGGCCATCAAGCCCCAGGTCCAGATCCCGTTCAAGATCGGGATCATGACCGGGACGGTTTCCCAGGGCGAAGACGAGTTCCGCGCGGGGCAGATGGTCGTGGCGAAGTACGGCGCCGATCACGTGAAGATGGTGACCTACCCCGACAATTTCATGCAGGAGCAGGAGACCGTCATCGCGCAGCTTGTTGGTCTCGCGTCCGATCCGGACGTGAAGGTGATCGTGGTCGGGCAGGCGATTCCCGGCTCGGTGGCCGCGGTGCGAAAGATCCGGGAGAAACGCCCCGACATCCTGATCGGGATGGTGGAGCCGCACGAGGATCCGGACATCGTGAATGCGACCGCCGACATCTCGATCCAGCCCGATCAGCTCGCGCGCGGCCGCACGATCGTGGACGTCGCGCACAAGATGGGCGTGACGGACCTGATCCACTATTCCTTCCCGCGCCACATGTCGATGGAGCTGCTCGCGCGGCGGCGCGACATCATGAAGCAGGCGTGCCTCGAGCAGGGCATCCGGTTCCACTTCGTGACGGCGCCGGATCCCATGGGGGAAGGCGGCCTCCCGGCGACCCAGCAATTTGTGATGGAGGACGTGCCCCGGGAGCTGAAGCAGTACGGCGGGAAGACCGCGTTTTTCTCCACCAACTGCGGAATGATGGATCCGATGATCCGCACGGTGCTCAATAACGGCGGCTACGTGCCGGAGCAGTGCTGCCCGAGCCCGACCCACGGATACCCGACCGCGCTCGGCATCGCGATCCCGCCGGACAAGGCGGGCGATTTCGCCTACATCAACGCCGAGAACAAGAAGGTGATCGCCGAGCACCACATGACCGGACACTTCGCGACGTGGCCCGTTCCCGAGGTGATGCTCTCGATCCGCGCGGTCACCGATCTCCTGGTCGACGCCGCGGAGAAGAAGGCGAACTACAAGGACCCCGCGCAGGTGAAGGCTTCGATGGAGGAGCACGCGGGCGTTCCCATTACGTTGACCAAATACGACGAGAAGAAGGGGAATTCGTATCTGTTCCTGGTGAGTAATATTTATTACTAG
- a CDS encoding MFS transporter — protein MPLLVWAAALLEGLSLTLVQGYLPLYVRRALGEAHFLTVGSVVAVPALGIFIASNFWGGLSDVSGRLKPFILIGLAGYFAALAGYPLFRHGATLLVWAGAASLLYGTLAPSLKTYVTLTQPGRREHALAYLLMSQSIGWFLGSVGGSRLMEPSIGSGFKTAVWVCAALVAAHLVVVALCLRDHRRDPAVRQHRGWLEGVVQDLASLYENPKLLSVCVVIFFLVAGNYITWGFFSVFFVEHLHASVGTLGTALGVSSLLGIVLMPAVGPLVGRFGGHRVLAVGTTLYIVMYLGMALTRSPLAAAALFAMPLYGMVNVSASTLASQYSTSVQRGGGLGILNGTYALATIVGPLIGGSLADRAGLGVIPWTSLGFAAVATAIAWRTVATSVPSRAESGAPPRPADQAKVSGRNAD, from the coding sequence ATGCCTCTCCTCGTCTGGGCCGCCGCCCTCCTCGAAGGCCTATCGCTCACGCTGGTCCAGGGATACCTGCCCCTGTACGTCCGCAGGGCCCTGGGGGAGGCGCATTTTCTCACCGTCGGATCCGTGGTCGCGGTCCCCGCGCTCGGGATATTCATCGCGAGCAATTTCTGGGGCGGCCTCTCCGACGTGAGCGGCCGGCTGAAGCCCTTCATCCTGATCGGGCTCGCGGGCTACTTCGCGGCGCTCGCGGGATACCCGCTCTTCCGGCACGGCGCCACCCTGCTCGTTTGGGCGGGGGCGGCCTCACTCCTCTACGGGACCCTCGCACCCTCGCTCAAGACCTACGTGACGCTCACCCAGCCGGGCCGTCGCGAGCACGCGCTCGCCTACCTCCTCATGTCGCAGAGCATCGGCTGGTTTCTGGGGAGCGTCGGAGGCTCGCGCCTCATGGAACCGAGCATCGGCTCCGGTTTCAAGACCGCGGTCTGGGTGTGCGCGGCGCTCGTTGCCGCCCACCTCGTCGTGGTCGCGCTGTGCCTGCGAGATCACCGGCGCGATCCGGCCGTGAGGCAGCATCGCGGATGGCTCGAGGGGGTGGTCCAAGACCTGGCCTCCCTGTACGAGAACCCGAAGCTCCTCTCGGTGTGCGTCGTGATCTTCTTCCTCGTCGCGGGGAACTACATCACCTGGGGGTTCTTTTCGGTCTTCTTCGTCGAGCACCTGCATGCGAGCGTGGGCACGCTCGGCACGGCGCTGGGCGTATCGTCCTTGCTGGGAATCGTCCTCATGCCGGCGGTGGGGCCGCTCGTAGGCCGCTTCGGAGGGCATCGCGTGCTCGCGGTCGGGACGACCCTCTACATCGTGATGTATCTGGGCATGGCGCTGACCCGGAGCCCGCTGGCCGCGGCGGCGCTCTTCGCAATGCCGCTCTATGGCATGGTCAACGTGAGCGCCAGCACTCTCGCCTCCCAGTACTCGACGAGCGTTCAGCGCGGCGGCGGTCTCGGCATCCTGAACGGAACGTACGCCCTGGCGACGATCGTGGGGCCGCTGATCGGTGGGTCGCTCGCGGATCGCGCGGGGCTGGGGGTGATTCCCTGGACTTCCCTCGGGTTCGCGGCCGTCGCGACCGCGATCGCCTGGCGGACCGTGGCGACGAGCGTGCCGTCCCGGGCCGAATCGGGTGCGCCCCCACGGCCGGCCGACCAGGCCAAAGTCTCCGGAAGAAATGCCGATTGA
- a CDS encoding DUF255 domain-containing protein yields MRMFIPACVLLLFGLALFSPPAQSVGTTTPLDRSAKPAPGEKKLPWMAFDAATEKAKKENKHLIVDVYTTWCGWCKVMDRQTYGNSEVAGYLLENFVLAKVNGESSAEIHWKGKTMTERQFARSVGVTGFPTTYFLKPDAEIIGGAPGFIGPGDFMIYAKYVSTRWYEKGSPQDYLKSTQQEPQHSN; encoded by the coding sequence ATGAGAATGTTCATCCCAGCATGCGTCCTTCTCCTTTTCGGCCTAGCGCTCTTCTCGCCTCCCGCCCAGTCGGTTGGAACAACGACCCCGCTCGATCGCTCGGCCAAGCCCGCGCCGGGGGAGAAGAAGCTTCCGTGGATGGCGTTCGACGCGGCGACCGAAAAGGCGAAGAAGGAAAACAAGCACCTGATCGTGGACGTCTACACGACCTGGTGCGGCTGGTGCAAGGTCATGGACCGCCAAACCTACGGGAATTCGGAGGTCGCCGGCTATCTCCTCGAGAATTTCGTGCTGGCGAAAGTGAACGGGGAATCCTCCGCGGAGATCCATTGGAAGGGCAAGACCATGACCGAGAGGCAGTTCGCGCGCTCAGTAGGGGTGACGGGATTTCCTACCACCTATTTTCTCAAGCCCGACGCGGAAATCATCGGCGGCGCGCCAGGATTCATCGGGCCCGGCGACTTCATGATCTACGCCAAGTACGTGAGCACGCGCTGGTACGAGAAGGGCTCACCTCAGGACTACCTCAAGTCGACGCAGCAAGAGCCGCAGCACTCGAACTAG